CCGAAAAAGCGAAGATTCTTCAGGACAATCTGGGCCGCTGCACGCTTTGTCCTCGCCGCTGCGGCGTCAACCGATTGGCCGGTCAGAAAGGGTATTGCGGGACTGGGGCCCGGCCGGTTATCAGCAGTTTCGGGCCGCATTTCGGTGAAGAAAGCGTGCTCGTCGGACACGGCGGCTCCGGCACGGTCTTTTTTACCAGCTGCAATCTGCGGTGTGTCTATTGTCAAAATTATGACATCAGTCAGCTGCATCAGGGCGAAGAAATCACCATCGAGGAACTGGCAGAGATTTTTCTGCGGCTGCAGGCAAGAGGGTGTGTCAATATCAATCTGGTAACGCCCACGCATCAGATTGCGGCGATTGTGCCCGCCCTCCTGAAGGCCAAAGACGAGGGACTGCATCTTCCGATTGTTTACAACACCGGCGGATACGACCTGCCGGAAACGCTGGCGATGCTCGACGGTCTGATTGATATCTATATGCCCGATATGAAATATGCAGATTCCTCGACTGCTGCACGCTATTCAGATGCACCGGATTATCCC
The Anaerohalosphaeraceae bacterium genome window above contains:
- a CDS encoding radical SAM protein; amino-acid sequence: MKSRLAEKAKILQDNLGRCTLCPRRCGVNRLAGQKGYCGTGARPVISSFGPHFGEESVLVGHGGSGTVFFTSCNLRCVYCQNYDISQLHQGEEITIEELAEIFLRLQARGCVNINLVTPTHQIAAIVPALLKAKDEGLHLPIVYNTGGYDLPETLAMLDGLIDIYMPDMKYADSSTAARYSDAPDYPQVNQAAVRQMHRQVGDLVIENGLAVRGLLIRHLVLPGGLAGSEQIFDFLAEHISPHTAVNVMDQYHPCFRADEYPPLNRRPTKPEYETALACASRKGLRLIQ